In Caproiciproducens sp. NJN-50, the following are encoded in one genomic region:
- a CDS encoding Nramp family divalent metal transporter, producing MHLFSKWFSGNHHPRLTAIDFFRYIGPGMLVTVGFIDPGNWASNIAAGSGYGYGLLWMVTLSTLMLILLQHNAAHLGIVTGKCLSEAATEYLPAALKNVILISAMGAAVSTAMAELLGGAIALQMLFGLPVKAGAILVLVFVLWLQFTNSYRKIEKIIIAFVSLIGFAFVYELHMVRVDWTAAGIGWVTPAFPAGSMPVIMSVLGAVVMPHNLFLHSEVIQSRQWNLQDETVIRRQLKYEFGDTLFSMLIGWAINSAMILTAAATFFQHSQQVDELDQAQEMLRPLLGNAASIVFALALLFAGISSSITAGMAGGSIFAGIFSEPYDISDSHSKAGVLLTMVPAAAVIFLISSPFQGLIYSQMLLSVQLPITIFTQVYLTSSKRVMGKYVNSPMDRVLLWTTGGIVTALNLALLVSAL from the coding sequence ATGCATCTTTTTTCCAAATGGTTTTCAGGGAATCATCACCCCAGGCTGACGGCGATTGACTTCTTTCGTTATATCGGTCCCGGGATGCTGGTCACGGTTGGGTTTATCGACCCGGGAAACTGGGCTTCCAATATCGCGGCCGGGTCCGGGTACGGGTATGGCCTTTTGTGGATGGTTACGCTTTCCACGCTGATGCTGATTCTGCTTCAGCATAATGCGGCTCACCTCGGCATCGTTACGGGGAAGTGCCTGTCGGAGGCGGCGACGGAATACCTTCCGGCCGCGCTGAAAAACGTCATCCTGATCAGCGCGATGGGCGCCGCCGTTTCCACGGCGATGGCGGAGCTGCTCGGCGGCGCCATCGCCCTGCAGATGCTGTTCGGCCTTCCGGTCAAAGCCGGAGCCATTTTGGTCCTTGTGTTTGTCCTCTGGCTTCAGTTTACAAATTCCTATCGGAAAATTGAAAAGATCATCATCGCCTTTGTTTCGCTGATTGGATTTGCCTTTGTTTATGAGCTGCATATGGTGCGTGTCGATTGGACCGCCGCGGGGATCGGCTGGGTGACCCCGGCTTTTCCCGCCGGCTCCATGCCGGTCATCATGAGCGTGCTCGGTGCGGTTGTGATGCCGCATAATCTGTTCCTGCATTCCGAGGTCATTCAAAGCCGCCAATGGAACCTTCAGGACGAAACTGTGATCCGCAGGCAGCTCAAATATGAGTTTGGAGATACGCTGTTTTCCATGCTGATCGGCTGGGCGATCAACAGCGCGATGATTCTGACGGCCGCGGCGACTTTTTTCCAGCATTCGCAGCAGGTGGACGAACTGGATCAGGCGCAGGAGATGCTTCGCCCTCTTCTGGGAAACGCGGCTTCCATTGTCTTCGCGCTGGCGCTTTTGTTCGCGGGGATTTCTTCCAGCATCACGGCGGGCATGGCGGGCGGAAGCATCTTCGCCGGAATTTTTTCGGAGCCGTACGATATTTCGGACAGCCACTCCAAAGCCGGCGTCCTGCTGACCATGGTGCCCGCGGCGGCGGTGATTTTCCTGATTTCTTCCCCCTTCCAGGGGCTGATCTATTCCCAGATGCTTTTAAGCGTTCAGCTTCCGATTACGATTTTTACGCAGGTCTA